One region of Flavobacterium pisciphilum genomic DNA includes:
- a CDS encoding tetratricopeptide repeat protein, with the protein MKQSLLILLFLATSVSWSQSGSDYFDQALRKAENGNTKGAIADYTKAIKLKANFTEAYQNRGVAKLKLNDTKGALADFNKTIELDPMNADAFTGRANVNYKLKDFQAAIKDCTSSIALNPKDYIAYNLRGTCYTQVQDKKNACKDFTKAIELGSQSASKNKATFCK; encoded by the coding sequence ATGAAACAATCATTACTTATTCTATTATTCTTAGCAACAAGCGTTAGCTGGAGCCAATCTGGATCTGATTATTTTGATCAAGCCCTAAGAAAAGCTGAAAACGGAAACACCAAAGGTGCTATAGCAGATTACACCAAAGCCATTAAATTAAAAGCAAACTTTACCGAAGCCTACCAAAACAGAGGTGTTGCCAAACTAAAGCTAAATGACACTAAAGGAGCTCTTGCCGACTTTAACAAAACAATTGAATTAGACCCAATGAACGCTGATGCCTTCACTGGAAGAGCAAATGTAAATTACAAATTAAAAGACTTTCAAGCGGCTATTAAGGATTGTACTTCATCAATTGCATTAAATCCTAAAGACTATATTGCCTATAACCTAAGAGGTACTTGTTACACTCAAGTTCAAGACAAGAAAAACGCCTGTAAAGATTTCACTAAAGCAATAGAATTAGGTAGTCAAAGCGCTAGCAAAAACAAAGCTACTTTCTGTAAATAA
- a CDS encoding shikimate kinase has protein sequence MKKIVLLGYMGCGKSTIAQNLSKITEIPFLDLDQCIENKVNLTINEIFDKHGEIYFRKLEHETFLELLQSPEKIIIGLGGGTPCYANNHELLNNEGVISIYLKASIDTLYGRLLYNKSKRPLIADKNEEEMREFIATHLFERSYYYNQAKYKVSVDEKTIDETVSDILELLA, from the coding sequence ATGAAAAAAATTGTGTTATTGGGGTATATGGGTTGCGGTAAGTCAACAATTGCCCAAAATTTATCAAAAATTACAGAAATTCCATTTTTAGATTTGGATCAATGCATCGAAAATAAGGTTAATTTAACCATAAATGAGATTTTCGATAAGCATGGAGAGATATATTTTAGGAAATTAGAGCATGAAACATTCTTAGAATTGCTTCAATCGCCTGAAAAAATCATTATAGGTTTAGGAGGGGGGACACCTTGTTATGCTAATAATCATGAATTATTGAATAATGAAGGTGTGATTTCTATTTATTTAAAAGCATCTATTGATACATTATATGGACGCTTACTTTATAATAAGAGTAAACGCCCACTTATTGCTGATAAAAATGAGGAAGAGATGAGAGAGTTTATAGCTACACATCTTTTTGAGAGAAGTTACTATTACAATCAAGCCAAGTATAAGGTGAGTGTTGACGAGAAGACAATAGACGAAACGGTTTCTGATATTCTTGAGCTTTTAGCTTAA
- a CDS encoding ion channel, producing the protein MSILKKINTKAETDKNSGFGTNSNSYGGRFVNKDGTPNIEKRGMHLLRRISWYHTMIDMPTWKFMLILFSFYIALNFIFAVAYYIIGIEHLDGIVSSQSEWAKFGQAYFFSAQTFTTVGYGHISPTGFITSSLSAAEALIGLLSFAIATGLFFGRFSKPTAFLKFSHNALISPYGEGKALMIRLVPFKNTNFTDAEAKITLGMSIEENGIMTNKFYSLELELSRINALTLSWTLVHPITEKSPLYKFTKEDFASTHGEILVFIKTFDDMYSNTVAARTSYTFKEVLHGAKFDTMYNRNNDNTKTVLHLDKLNSYQVVNLE; encoded by the coding sequence ATGTCAATCCTAAAAAAGATAAACACCAAAGCCGAAACCGATAAGAACTCTGGTTTTGGAACTAACTCTAATAGTTACGGAGGACGTTTTGTAAATAAGGATGGTACTCCAAATATTGAAAAAAGAGGAATGCATTTGTTACGCCGCATTAGCTGGTACCATACCATGATTGATATGCCAACATGGAAATTCATGCTTATTTTATTCTCTTTTTACATTGCTCTCAATTTCATTTTTGCAGTTGCTTATTATATAATTGGCATCGAACATCTAGACGGAATTGTTTCCTCTCAAAGCGAATGGGCAAAATTTGGACAGGCTTACTTTTTTAGCGCACAAACCTTCACAACTGTAGGTTACGGACACATTAGCCCAACTGGATTCATAACAAGCTCTCTATCGGCAGCTGAAGCTTTAATAGGTCTATTGAGCTTTGCAATCGCAACCGGACTATTTTTCGGAAGATTCAGCAAACCAACTGCATTTCTTAAATTCTCACATAATGCTTTAATTAGTCCTTACGGGGAAGGTAAAGCTTTGATGATTCGTCTTGTTCCTTTTAAAAATACCAATTTCACTGATGCGGAAGCAAAAATCACCTTAGGAATGAGTATTGAAGAAAACGGTATAATGACTAATAAATTCTATTCTTTAGAATTAGAATTAAGTAGAATAAACGCACTCACCCTAAGCTGGACATTAGTACACCCTATAACAGAAAAAAGTCCGCTGTATAAATTCACAAAGGAAGACTTCGCCTCTACACACGGAGAAATTCTGGTATTCATTAAAACTTTTGATGATATGTATAGTAATACTGTAGCAGCAAGAACTTCATATACCTTTAAAGAAGTGTTACACGGAGCTAAATTCGACACCATGTACAATCGAAATAATGACAACACCAAAACAGTATTACATCTAGATAAACTCAACTCCTATCAGGTTGTCAATCTTGAATAA